The Paenibacillus sp. MBLB1832 genome has a window encoding:
- a CDS encoding assimilatory sulfite reductase (NADPH) flavoprotein subunit, with the protein MELQVINSPFNQEQVELLNRVLPSLTDTQRIWLSGYLTAQQGAGQAAAAPTASLPTTVAAPAISKEVTVLFGSQTGNSAGLAKKLAKKLEEQSFIVTLSSMSDFKPNNLKKVQNLLMVVSTHGEGDPPDNAISFYEFLHSKRAPQLDDLRYAVLSLGDTSYEFFCQTGKDFDKRLQELGGKTLTDRVDCDVDFDEPAAAWVSNVLAALNAASSASAPVAGAAAAVGSASPESEYSRTNPFQAEVLENLNLNGRGSDRETRHVEISLEGSNLQYEPGDSIGVFPENHPRLVNELIQAMEWNGSTPVAVNKNGEERPLQEALLRYYEITALTKPLLEQVAKLSSNEKLQEMVAPGNEPELKSYIYGRDLLDLVQDFALKGIPASQFVAILRKLPARLYSIASSSKANPDEVHVTVRAVRYEANGRNRYGVCSVHLAERTQIGSTLPVYIQSNPNFKLPENPETPIIMIGPGTGVAPFRAFLQDREETGAEGKSWLFYGDQHFATDFLYQVEMQRWLKDGVLTKLDVAFSRDTDQKVYVQHRMQESSRELYQWLQEGAVVYVCGDEKKMAHDVNAALVSILEQEGGLSNDEALQYLANMQQQKRYQRDVY; encoded by the coding sequence TTGGAACTTCAAGTCATAAACAGTCCTTTTAACCAAGAGCAAGTTGAATTACTTAATCGTGTCCTGCCGTCGTTAACCGACACCCAACGTATTTGGCTGAGCGGATATCTGACAGCCCAGCAAGGAGCAGGTCAGGCAGCGGCAGCGCCGACAGCTTCATTACCAACGACTGTGGCCGCACCTGCCATTTCCAAAGAAGTAACCGTGCTATTTGGATCCCAGACAGGGAATTCTGCTGGTCTTGCCAAAAAGCTTGCTAAAAAATTAGAAGAACAATCGTTTATTGTGACATTGTCATCGATGAGCGACTTCAAGCCGAATAACTTGAAAAAGGTACAAAACCTGCTCATGGTTGTAAGTACACATGGGGAAGGCGATCCGCCGGATAATGCGATTTCGTTCTATGAGTTCCTTCATAGCAAAAGAGCGCCGCAATTGGATGATCTGCGCTATGCTGTTCTTTCCTTGGGCGACACGTCCTACGAGTTCTTCTGCCAAACGGGCAAAGACTTCGACAAGCGTTTGCAAGAACTTGGCGGTAAAACATTAACCGATCGCGTAGATTGCGATGTTGATTTCGATGAGCCGGCAGCGGCTTGGGTTAGCAATGTATTAGCTGCTTTGAATGCAGCATCTTCCGCATCTGCGCCAGTTGCTGGAGCAGCTGCAGCAGTAGGAAGCGCATCCCCTGAATCCGAGTATTCCAGAACGAATCCGTTCCAAGCGGAAGTGCTTGAGAACTTGAATTTGAATGGCCGCGGTTCTGACCGTGAAACGCGCCATGTGGAGATTTCCTTGGAAGGCTCCAACTTGCAATACGAACCAGGCGATAGCATCGGGGTATTCCCTGAGAATCACCCGCGTCTTGTCAATGAACTGATTCAGGCGATGGAATGGAATGGAAGCACACCAGTGGCTGTTAACAAAAATGGGGAAGAGCGTCCTTTGCAAGAAGCACTTCTTCGTTACTATGAGATCACAGCACTGACGAAACCATTGCTTGAGCAAGTGGCGAAACTTTCTTCGAATGAGAAACTGCAAGAGATGGTTGCCCCTGGGAATGAACCAGAGTTGAAGTCTTATATTTATGGACGTGATCTGCTTGATTTGGTTCAGGATTTCGCTTTGAAAGGCATTCCTGCCAGCCAGTTCGTTGCGATTCTGCGCAAATTGCCTGCTCGCCTTTATTCGATCGCAAGCAGCTCCAAGGCGAATCCGGATGAAGTACATGTAACCGTTCGCGCTGTACGCTATGAAGCGAATGGACGTAACCGTTACGGCGTTTGTTCCGTACATTTGGCTGAACGTACACAAATTGGTTCAACACTGCCTGTGTATATCCAAAGCAATCCGAACTTCAAACTGCCTGAAAACCCAGAAACGCCAATCATCATGATCGGACCTGGTACTGGCGTAGCGCCGTTCCGTGCATTCCTTCAAGATCGTGAAGAAACAGGTGCAGAAGGGAAATCCTGGTTGTTCTATGGCGATCAACATTTCGCGACAGACTTCCTATACCAAGTTGAAATGCAGCGTTGGCTGAAAGATGGCGTCTTGACGAAGCTGGATGTCGCTTTCTCCCGTGATACGGATCAAAAAGTTTATGTACAACATCGCATGCAAGAGTCAAGCCGTGAGCTTTATCAATGGCTGCAAGAAGGCGCAGTGGTGTACGTTTGCGGTGATGAGAAGAAAATGGCACACGATGTGAATGCCGCGTTAGTCTCGATTCTTGAGCAAGAAGGCGGACTAAGCAACGATGAGGCCTTGCAATATTTAGCTAATATGCAACAGCAAAAACGTTATCAACGGGATGTTTATTAA
- the cysI gene encoding assimilatory sulfite reductase (NADPH) hemoprotein subunit, translating to MSENNLLSKNSAPHSDVEHIKIRSNYLRGSLEETLQDRITGSIPEDDNRLMKFHGSYMQDDRDLRNERAKQKLEPAYQFMLRVRAAGGIVTPDQWLMMDRVAQKYANGTIRLTTRQSFQLHGVIKWNMKKTIQEVNASMLSTLAACGDVNRNVMCNPNPYQSDVHGEVYEWANRISNHLDPRTRAYHEIWLDGEKIVDSRDDEEQEPIYGPVYLPRKFKIGIAIPPSNDVDVYSQDLGYIAVVENGRLVGFNVSVGGGMGMSHGDTKTYPQVGQVIGFIKPEQAVDLAEKTVMIQRDYGDRSVRKHARFKYTIDDRGIEWFVNELQTRLGWNLEPTRAFHFESNGDRYGWVKGSNGKWHFTLFIQNGRVMDDGDYRLMTGLREIAKVHNGDFRLTSNQNLIIGNVSAQKKKKIEDLIKDHGITDGLHYSALRRNSMACVAFPTCGLAMAESERYLPSLVTKVEAILESVGLREQEITIRMTGCPNGCARPMLAELAFIGKAAGKYNMYLGGGFAGNRLNKLYKENIGESEILDSLQTIIPHYAKERQADEHFGDFVIRAGYVKEVRSGQDFHA from the coding sequence ATGTCAGAAAATAATTTGCTATCGAAGAATAGTGCACCGCATAGTGATGTTGAACATATTAAAATCCGCAGTAATTATTTGCGCGGCAGCTTGGAAGAAACGCTGCAAGACCGCATCACAGGTTCCATCCCAGAGGATGACAACCGTTTGATGAAATTCCATGGAAGCTACATGCAGGATGACCGTGACTTGCGTAACGAGCGTGCGAAGCAAAAGCTGGAACCTGCTTACCAATTCATGCTCCGCGTACGAGCAGCGGGCGGGATCGTTACGCCTGATCAATGGTTGATGATGGATCGTGTTGCTCAGAAGTATGCGAACGGCACAATTCGTTTGACGACGCGTCAATCATTCCAATTGCATGGTGTTATCAAATGGAATATGAAGAAAACGATTCAAGAAGTGAACGCGTCCATGCTCAGCACACTTGCTGCTTGCGGTGACGTTAACCGTAACGTGATGTGTAACCCGAACCCATACCAATCAGATGTACACGGTGAAGTGTATGAGTGGGCGAATCGCATCTCCAACCACTTGGATCCGCGCACGAGAGCATATCATGAGATATGGCTTGACGGTGAGAAAATCGTGGACAGCCGCGACGATGAAGAGCAGGAGCCGATTTACGGACCTGTGTACTTGCCGCGTAAGTTCAAAATCGGAATCGCAATTCCGCCATCTAACGATGTTGACGTATACTCCCAAGATCTAGGCTATATTGCTGTTGTTGAAAACGGTCGTTTGGTTGGCTTCAACGTATCCGTTGGCGGCGGTATGGGGATGTCCCATGGAGATACGAAGACATATCCGCAGGTTGGTCAAGTTATTGGTTTCATCAAGCCGGAGCAAGCGGTTGATTTGGCTGAGAAAACGGTAATGATCCAACGCGATTACGGCGATCGTTCCGTTCGTAAACATGCACGTTTCAAATACACGATCGATGATCGCGGTATCGAGTGGTTCGTGAACGAGCTGCAAACGCGTCTTGGCTGGAACTTGGAGCCGACACGTGCTTTCCATTTCGAATCCAATGGTGATCGTTATGGTTGGGTGAAAGGCAGCAACGGAAAATGGCACTTCACGCTGTTTATTCAAAACGGCCGCGTCATGGATGATGGCGACTACCGTTTGATGACAGGGCTTCGTGAAATTGCTAAAGTTCACAACGGCGACTTCCGATTGACGTCGAATCAGAACTTGATTATCGGCAATGTGAGCGCTCAGAAAAAGAAGAAGATCGAAGATTTGATCAAGGATCACGGCATCACGGATGGCTTACACTATTCCGCGCTGCGTCGTAATTCGATGGCGTGTGTGGCATTCCCAACGTGCGGACTTGCAATGGCGGAATCGGAGCGTTATCTGCCTTCGCTGGTTACGAAAGTTGAGGCGATCCTTGAGAGCGTTGGACTTCGTGAGCAAGAAATTACGATTCGGATGACAGGTTGTCCGAATGGATGTGCGCGTCCGATGCTGGCGGAACTTGCCTTTATCGGAAAAGCTGCAGGTAAGTACAATATGTATCTTGGCGGCGGCTTCGCTGGAAACCGCTTGAATAAGCTATACAAAGAAAACATCGGTGAATCCGAAATTCTGGATTCCCTCCAAACGATCATTCCGCACTACGCCAAAGAGCGTCAAGCGGATGAACATTTCGGAGATTTCGTGATTCGTGCAGGGTATGTAAAGGAAGTTCGTTCGGGTCAAGATTTCCACGCATAA
- a CDS encoding PASTA domain-containing protein — translation MSDRIGSRYVPSTQIVSFPHGTLHYGDDVFLSRKVLLYRKTVRHPQHGDIYIRSLHDKAAFIHDGFHHILDTSVSEDAVTIILQAKSGSLFSSLISNRKWPFSAVVEMISDLGVSLLDALEERITGFSVRPENLWLSDHNKLSVINYWEDDEDQEQSAIGLCRLMIGLLTGGEPITDTFEVMHTTLERTPIPSATMEQKQALIRVIKFICHGQSSLSSLVFGLRSLPPTITSTTTVASAESSSREQDWVMDSSQPPDPLPPPRDLDDVDRIHNNHTFAKVALSAATTLVVGGIVVWAVWPSSSPKIVEKVVIVSPSPTASIVTTASPSASAKPVLAGADSEETVVPNLVGQTQEAAEKMALAAGLHYNFFIEASTLPKGTVSKQDPKPGTNSLQGENVTFWVSKGSQ, via the coding sequence ATGTCCGATCGAATTGGTTCACGATACGTGCCAAGTACACAAATCGTCTCTTTCCCTCATGGAACACTCCATTACGGTGATGATGTATTCCTGTCACGTAAGGTACTCCTGTATCGCAAAACAGTTCGCCATCCCCAACACGGCGATATCTACATACGCTCCCTACATGATAAAGCCGCCTTCATCCATGACGGTTTCCATCACATCTTAGATACGTCAGTAAGCGAAGATGCGGTCACAATTATTTTGCAAGCGAAGTCAGGTTCCCTTTTCTCTTCGCTTATTTCCAATCGTAAATGGCCCTTTAGCGCCGTTGTCGAGATGATTAGCGATTTAGGTGTATCTTTGCTGGATGCACTGGAAGAACGGATTACAGGCTTTTCTGTGCGACCTGAGAACTTATGGCTATCCGATCACAATAAACTGTCGGTCATTAACTATTGGGAAGATGACGAAGACCAGGAGCAAAGCGCGATTGGGCTGTGCAGACTGATGATTGGGCTCCTAACTGGCGGCGAGCCGATTACGGACACTTTTGAGGTTATGCATACGACCTTGGAGCGTACTCCAATCCCAAGCGCAACGATGGAACAGAAACAAGCGTTAATTCGGGTGATCAAATTTATTTGCCACGGACAGTCATCGCTCTCATCGCTTGTGTTTGGCTTGCGTAGCTTGCCGCCCACTATTACATCTACAACTACCGTCGCTTCTGCGGAATCATCGAGTCGGGAGCAAGATTGGGTTATGGACTCGTCCCAGCCCCCTGATCCACTTCCACCGCCTCGAGATCTCGACGATGTTGATCGTATACACAACAACCATACATTCGCTAAGGTTGCCTTGAGCGCAGCAACAACGCTCGTTGTTGGCGGGATTGTCGTCTGGGCCGTCTGGCCATCGTCCTCGCCGAAGATCGTTGAGAAGGTCGTGATTGTATCGCCTTCACCAACGGCAAGCATCGTCACGACAGCTAGTCCCAGCGCATCAGCGAAACCTGTTCTCGCAGGCGCCGATTCCGAAGAGACTGTTGTTCCGAATCTCGTCGGTCAAACACAAGAAGCCGCGGAGAAGATGGCACTAGCTGCTGGGCTTCATTACAATTTCTTTATTGAGGCGAGCACCTTGCCCAAGGGGACGGTCAGCAAGCAAGATCCGAAACCAGGGACTAATAGCCTGCAAGGGGAAAATGTGACCTTCTGGGTGAGCAAAGGCTCGCAATAA
- a CDS encoding hydroxysqualene dehydroxylase, whose product MNLLKKVAILGGGVAGLSAAHELILRGYQVSVYESRNIPGGKARSMPFKGSGKGGRRDLPGEHGFRLFPRFYRHVIDTLKRIPYGDKTVYDNLTEVSRLDIASFTDPIQPLPAKVALNIENLSILKGLIDHKLGLTNSDLRQYRRRLWQVMTSCEERIREEYDGVDWWDFIHAKEQSQAFLKIFAGFTTTLVACQSKVASTQTVGPVAAQMTLDLTTPGTSFVRLLNGPTNDKWIYPWMTYLQDQGVDYHLEARVEGFRCEDGRIIGVQVTEYGKSIEIEADYYIAAFPVEVMGPLISPEMLQADPSLYGVKRLVDSVEWMNGIQFYLNEDVTITHGHVIYLDAPWALTSVSQKQFWPDIELSEYGDGRVKGILSVDISDWDMPGILYGKPAVNCTLEEVKEEVWEQLKRSLNTGDSVILKDDMLHSWFLDSEIQYDPVDQRCKNNSPLFINRKDTWKDRPEAYTRIPNLFLASDYVRTNTNLATMEGANEAARRAVNAILQQDESLEQPCEIWDMYTFEIGNIDILKRFREHDKKRFEQGQPWNGKLR is encoded by the coding sequence GTGAATTTGTTGAAAAAGGTCGCAATTTTGGGCGGAGGCGTTGCGGGACTTAGTGCTGCTCATGAGCTAATTCTAAGAGGCTACCAGGTTTCTGTCTACGAGAGTCGAAATATTCCAGGGGGGAAGGCAAGAAGTATGCCTTTCAAAGGCAGCGGTAAAGGAGGAAGACGTGATTTGCCAGGCGAGCATGGGTTCCGACTATTCCCTCGCTTTTACCGACATGTCATTGATACCTTGAAACGAATCCCTTATGGGGATAAGACAGTGTACGACAATTTAACCGAAGTATCGCGTTTAGACATTGCTTCTTTTACAGATCCGATTCAACCTCTACCTGCTAAAGTGGCATTGAACATAGAAAACTTGTCAATTTTGAAAGGTTTGATTGATCACAAACTAGGGCTGACCAACAGCGATTTGAGGCAATATCGACGCAGATTATGGCAAGTGATGACCAGTTGTGAAGAGCGGATTCGCGAAGAGTATGATGGGGTTGATTGGTGGGATTTCATCCATGCGAAAGAGCAGTCTCAGGCCTTTTTGAAAATTTTCGCGGGATTTACCACGACTTTAGTCGCATGCCAATCGAAGGTGGCGAGTACGCAAACCGTGGGTCCTGTTGCGGCCCAAATGACACTTGATCTCACAACGCCAGGGACGAGCTTCGTAAGGCTGTTGAATGGACCAACGAATGATAAATGGATTTATCCTTGGATGACCTATCTGCAGGATCAAGGTGTCGATTATCATTTGGAAGCCAGAGTGGAAGGTTTCCGATGTGAGGATGGCAGAATCATAGGTGTCCAAGTTACGGAATATGGGAAATCCATCGAAATTGAAGCGGATTACTATATTGCTGCGTTTCCTGTTGAGGTCATGGGCCCGCTAATTTCGCCAGAAATGCTGCAAGCGGACCCTTCACTCTATGGAGTGAAACGACTGGTTGATTCCGTCGAGTGGATGAATGGCATCCAATTCTATCTGAATGAAGATGTGACAATCACACACGGACACGTCATCTATTTGGATGCGCCATGGGCATTAACCTCGGTATCCCAAAAACAGTTCTGGCCAGACATCGAGTTAAGTGAATATGGGGACGGCCGTGTAAAAGGCATATTGTCTGTAGATATTTCGGATTGGGACATGCCTGGCATTTTATATGGAAAACCCGCTGTAAATTGCACGCTGGAAGAAGTAAAAGAAGAAGTCTGGGAGCAATTAAAGCGTAGCCTGAATACGGGAGATTCTGTTATCTTAAAAGATGACATGCTTCATTCCTGGTTCTTGGACAGTGAAATCCAATATGATCCTGTCGATCAAAGATGCAAAAATAATTCACCATTGTTTATTAATCGCAAGGATACTTGGAAAGATCGTCCAGAAGCCTATACACGTATTCCTAACTTGTTCTTGGCATCCGATTATGTGCGCACGAACACGAATCTCGCAACGATGGAAGGCGCGAACGAAGCGGCGCGACGAGCGGTCAATGCCATTTTACAACAAGATGAATCGTTGGAGCAGCCTTGTGAGATCTGGGATATGTATACATTTGAAATTGGCAATATCGATATCTTGAAGCGTTTCCGTGAGCATGACAAGAAGCGGTTTGAACAAGGGCAGCCTTGGAATGGTAAATTGCGTTAG